In the Magnolia sinica isolate HGM2019 chromosome 15, MsV1, whole genome shotgun sequence genome, one interval contains:
- the LOC131227346 gene encoding cysteine-rich receptor-like protein kinase 43, which translates to MTKPRKFLNSLMKPFKFLSDRDSQQREVDVKSIAAQEQKHFSFETLVSATQDFHPKNKLGQGGFGPVFKGKLVDGTEIAVKKLSHSSNQGKKEFTNEARLLARMQHRNVVNLLGYCAHGDEKLLVYEYVANESLDKLLFNAARRGELDWKRRYDVIVGVARGLLYLHEDSHSCIIHRDIKASNILLDDKWTPKIADFGMARLFSEEETHVHTRVAGTNGYMAPEYVMHGSLSVKADVFSYGVLVLEIICGKKNSTFCSEPDGQCLLKWVWNLYKKGRSLEIMDPALASTAATEQVASCIQIGLLCTQVDPNQRPTMQRVVVMLSKKPGTLDEPSRPGYTGTRYRQPNRPHGRSSGESSSPAVSSSHPASTSASASTSNTNTAASKTNTATTSTLTRSPRHRSHEKRPMHG; encoded by the exons ATGACGAAACCCAGAAAATTTCTGAATAGCCTCATGAAGCCATTCAAATTCCTCTCCGACAGAG ACTCGCAGCAGAGAGAGGTGGATGTGAAGTCGATCGCTGCTCAGGAGCAGAAGCATTTCTCCTTCGAAACCCTCGTCTCCGCTACCCAAGATTTCCACCCAAAGAACAAGCTCGGCCAGGGCGGTTTCGGACCCGTCTTCAAG GGGAAATTGGTGGACGGGACAGAGATTGCGGTGAAGAAGCTGTCGCATAGCTCGAACCAAGGGAAGAAAGAATTCACGAACGAGGCGAGGCTCCTCGCACGTATGCAGCACCGGAACGTGGTGAACCTGCTTGGATACTGCGCACATGGCGATGAGAAGCTTCTCGTCTACGAATATGTTGCTAACGAGAGCCTTGACAAGCTACTTTTCA ATGCTGCAAGGCGTGGGGAATTGGATTGGAAGAGGCGTTATGATGTGATAGTCGGTGTGGCACGTGGGCTCTTATACTTGCATGAGGATTCTCATAGCTGCATCATCCACCGGGACATCAAGGCCAGCAACATCCTCCTCGATGACAAGTGGACCCCCAAGATTGCTGACTTTGGTATGGCCCGGCTATTTTCCGAAGAGGAGACGCACGTCCACACACGAGTGGCTGGGACCAA tGGATACATGGCCCCTGAGTATGTCATGCATGGTTCACTGTCAGTGAAAGCTGATGTCTTTAGCTATGGGGTTTTGGTTCTGGAGATAATCTGTGGCAAGAAGAACTCGACCTTCTGCAGTGAGCCTGATGGGCAGTGCCTGCTCAAATGG GTATGGAATCTCTACAAGAAAGGCCGGAGTTTAGAGATCATGGACCCAGCTTTAGCCTCCACGGCAGCAACTGAACAAGTTGCATCATGCATACAAATTGGGCTTCTCTGCACTCAGGTCGATCCAAACCAACGGCCCACCATGCAACGGGTGGTGGTGATGTTGTCGAAGAAGCCTGGCACCCTCGATGAGCCGTCCAGGCCTGGCTACACCGGAACGAGATATAGGCAGCCTAACAGGCCCCATGGCCGCTCCTCTGGCGAGTCATCATCCCCAGCTGTATCATCATCCCATCCTGCTTCCACTTCCGCCTCAGCATCTACCTCGAATACAAACACTGCCGCCTCGAAAACAAACACCGCCACCACGTCTACACTCACAAGAAGCCCGAGACACCGTTCCCACGAGAAGCGACCCATGCATGGCTAG